A genomic window from Methylorubrum extorquens includes:
- a CDS encoding cation diffusion facilitator family transporter, with amino-acid sequence MAESTGAIYTAAGANLAIAAAKFVGAFLTGSTAMLAEGAHSLVDTANQLLLLVGLKRAKKPADAKHPFGYGREVYFYAFIVALFIFLGGGIFAIYEGAHKIQHPEPAADATVLGFHLSGFWVNVSILGFAILAEGYSCLVALKAFWAEKGERGAITAIQRSKDPALYTILVEDVAALIGLVIAMAGVVLAHVLDKPALDGWASIGIGLVLIGMSIFLMIETHGLLIGEAADPAVVRTIQAAVREESAVQHVNEVLTQHLGPSDILVNLSLDFADDVPAGEVEQTVARLEQRIKAKSPNVTRVFIEIQSRKGHAAGHAPTDTPTDAPTPAPTGHDAAPPGSAVPA; translated from the coding sequence ATGGCCGAAAGCACGGGTGCGATCTACACGGCGGCGGGCGCCAACCTTGCCATCGCGGCGGCGAAGTTCGTCGGCGCCTTCCTCACCGGCTCGACCGCGATGCTGGCGGAGGGCGCGCACTCGCTGGTCGACACCGCCAACCAGCTCCTGCTGCTGGTCGGCCTGAAGCGGGCGAAGAAGCCGGCGGACGCCAAGCATCCCTTCGGCTACGGGCGCGAGGTGTACTTCTACGCCTTCATCGTCGCCCTGTTCATCTTCCTCGGCGGCGGCATCTTCGCGATCTACGAGGGCGCCCACAAGATCCAGCATCCCGAACCCGCCGCCGACGCCACCGTGCTCGGCTTCCACCTCTCCGGCTTCTGGGTGAACGTCTCGATCCTCGGCTTCGCGATCCTGGCGGAGGGCTATTCCTGCCTCGTCGCGCTGAAGGCGTTCTGGGCGGAGAAGGGCGAGCGCGGTGCGATCACCGCGATCCAGCGCAGCAAGGACCCGGCGCTCTACACCATCCTCGTGGAGGACGTCGCCGCCCTGATCGGCCTCGTCATCGCCATGGCCGGCGTGGTGCTCGCGCATGTCCTCGACAAGCCGGCGCTCGACGGCTGGGCCTCGATCGGCATCGGCCTCGTTCTGATCGGCATGTCGATCTTCCTGATGATCGAGACCCACGGCCTGCTGATCGGCGAGGCCGCCGACCCGGCGGTGGTGCGCACGATCCAGGCGGCGGTGCGCGAGGAGAGCGCGGTCCAGCACGTCAACGAGGTGCTGACCCAGCATCTCGGCCCGTCGGACATCCTGGTGAATCTCAGCCTCGACTTTGCCGACGACGTGCCCGCGGGCGAAGTCGAGCAGACGGTGGCCCGGCTGGAGCAGCGGATCAAGGCGAAGAGCCCCAACGTCACCCGCGTGTTCATCGAGATCCAGTCGCGGAAGGGGCATGCCGCAGGCCACGCGCCCACCGATACGCCGACCGATGCCCCCACTCCTGCGCCCACTGGCCACGACGCGGCCCCGCCCGGCTCGGCCGTTCCGGCGTGA
- a CDS encoding M20 aminoacylase family protein has translation MSLQTSPIDRIRTYADELTALRRDLHAHPEIGFEEVRTSGIVAEHLEKFGIEVHRGLGKTGVVGVLQGRPGARRIGLRADMDALPITEETNLPYRSTVPGKMHACGHDGHTTMLVGAARYLAETRDFDGTAVFVFQPAEEGLGGARAMIADGLFEKFPVDEIYAIHNAPHGPHGVLQVRPGPIMAAADFFDIRITGRGAHAAMPHQGIDPIVIATGLVQAMQSIVSRNSNPLKSAVVSVTQIHAGAAYNVIPEGAHLTGTVRTFDADLRKLIATRIRELAAGFAAAYGATIEVDLRDVFSVLDNHPEQAAAAAEIAAELFGSEKVEANTVPRMGSEDFADMVAAVPGAYAWLGATPGPGLHNASFDFDDSLIPLGAAYLARMVERRAAA, from the coding sequence ATGAGCCTGCAAACGAGCCCGATCGACCGCATCCGCACCTATGCCGACGAGTTGACCGCCCTGCGGCGCGATCTCCATGCCCATCCCGAGATCGGCTTCGAGGAGGTCCGCACCTCCGGCATCGTCGCCGAGCACCTCGAAAAGTTCGGCATCGAGGTGCACCGGGGGCTCGGCAAGACCGGCGTGGTCGGCGTGCTGCAGGGCCGGCCCGGCGCCCGCCGGATCGGCCTGCGCGCCGACATGGACGCCCTGCCGATCACCGAGGAGACCAACCTCCCCTACCGCTCAACCGTGCCGGGAAAGATGCATGCCTGCGGGCATGACGGGCACACCACCATGCTGGTCGGCGCCGCCCGCTACCTCGCCGAGACGCGGGATTTCGACGGCACCGCCGTGTTCGTGTTCCAGCCGGCGGAGGAAGGTTTGGGCGGCGCCCGCGCGATGATCGCCGACGGCCTGTTCGAAAAATTTCCGGTCGACGAGATCTACGCGATCCACAACGCGCCCCACGGCCCGCACGGCGTGCTGCAAGTGCGGCCCGGCCCGATCATGGCGGCGGCCGACTTCTTCGACATCCGCATCACCGGCCGCGGCGCGCACGCGGCGATGCCGCACCAGGGCATCGACCCGATCGTGATCGCGACGGGGCTGGTGCAGGCGATGCAGTCGATCGTCAGCCGCAACAGCAACCCGCTGAAATCCGCCGTGGTCTCGGTCACGCAGATCCATGCGGGCGCGGCCTACAACGTCATCCCGGAGGGCGCGCATCTCACCGGCACCGTGCGCACCTTCGACGCCGATCTGCGCAAGCTGATCGCTACCCGCATCCGCGAACTGGCAGCGGGCTTCGCGGCGGCCTACGGCGCCACCATCGAGGTGGACCTGCGCGACGTGTTCTCGGTGCTCGACAACCATCCCGAGCAGGCGGCGGCCGCCGCCGAGATCGCCGCCGAGCTGTTCGGCTCCGAGAAGGTCGAGGCCAACACCGTGCCGCGCATGGGCAGCGAGGACTTCGCCGACATGGTCGCGGCGGTGCCCGGCGCCTATGCCTGGCTCGGCGCGACGCCGGGGCCGGGCCTGCACAACGCGAGCTTCGATTTCGACGACAGCCTGATCCCGCTCGGCGCGGCCTATCTGGCGCGGATGGTGGAGCGGCGCGCGGCGGCGTGA
- the ada gene encoding bifunctional DNA-binding transcriptional regulator/O6-methylguanine-DNA methyltransferase Ada — protein MLAEPEIAPPDEAPLTEAEMRVAVAARDGGFDGRFVYAVRSTGVYCRPSCPSRAARPENLSFHAGPAQAEAAGFRPCRRCRPDEAAQSKRQAEAVTRACRLIEAAETPPSLDALARAASLSPFHFHRIFKAVTGVTPRAYAQAHRAARAADSLAEGRTVTESVYAAGYGAPSRFYAGGAERLGMSPSAYRKGGAGERIFFATDACALGLVLVAATVRGVCAILLGDEADALRDDLTARFPKAAIVAGDADFAATVTEVVRLVAAPGGAFDLPLDIGGTAFQQRVWQGLRRIPVGTTATYAEIARAIGEPAAVRAVAMACGANALAVAIPCHRVVRSDGALSGYRWGTARKAALLAREGVKR, from the coding sequence ATGCTCGCCGAACCCGAAATCGCCCCACCCGACGAGGCGCCTCTCACCGAGGCCGAGATGCGCGTTGCCGTCGCCGCGCGCGATGGCGGCTTCGACGGGCGTTTCGTCTACGCGGTGCGCTCCACGGGGGTCTATTGCCGGCCGAGCTGTCCCTCGCGGGCGGCGCGGCCTGAAAACCTGTCTTTCCATGCCGGACCGGCGCAAGCCGAGGCCGCGGGCTTCCGGCCCTGCCGCCGCTGTCGGCCCGACGAGGCGGCCCAGTCCAAGCGGCAGGCGGAGGCCGTCACCCGCGCCTGCCGGCTGATCGAGGCGGCGGAGACGCCGCCCTCTCTCGACGCGCTCGCCCGCGCGGCGTCCCTGAGCCCGTTCCACTTCCACCGCATCTTCAAGGCGGTCACCGGCGTGACGCCGAGGGCCTACGCCCAAGCCCACCGCGCGGCCCGCGCCGCCGACAGCCTCGCCGAGGGCCGAACCGTGACCGAGAGCGTCTACGCGGCGGGCTACGGCGCGCCGAGCCGGTTCTATGCGGGTGGCGCGGAGCGGCTCGGCATGAGCCCCTCGGCCTATCGCAAGGGCGGCGCGGGCGAGCGGATTTTCTTTGCAACTGACGCCTGCGCTCTCGGGCTCGTGCTGGTGGCGGCCACCGTTCGAGGGGTCTGCGCGATCCTGCTCGGCGACGAGGCCGACGCGCTCCGAGACGACCTGACGGCGCGTTTCCCCAAAGCGGCGATCGTGGCCGGCGACGCGGATTTCGCGGCGACGGTGACTGAGGTCGTGCGCCTCGTCGCGGCGCCGGGAGGCGCGTTCGACCTGCCCCTCGATATCGGCGGCACCGCCTTCCAGCAGCGGGTATGGCAGGGCCTGCGCCGCATCCCGGTCGGCACCACCGCGACCTATGCAGAGATCGCCCGCGCCATCGGCGAGCCGGCGGCGGTCCGCGCCGTGGCCATGGCCTGCGGCGCCAACGCGCTGGCCGTCGCGATCCCGTGCCACCGGGTGGTGCGCTCGGACGGGGCGCTCTCAGGGTATCGCTGGGGCACGGCGCGCAAGGCGGCCCTGCTCGCCCGCGAGGGAGTGAAGCGCTAG